In bacterium, a genomic segment contains:
- a CDS encoding S8 family serine peptidase produces MMNPNAKSLIMPWSRHNRLYSVPGRLTLKLALGEAPEGIPSALDVRSGAADPLSKIDGGAIDRILRKHGGAVRVARLHNAARSLGLPGARHRGFDDVEHALGLARTFRIDTLPGCCIHHLVDALRQLSYVEQVSPYYVCATPFIQPAPAEFDLEQAWLPRLQVNAPEALAYEPGDSAVIIAVVDTGVAQTHPELANRLRPGLDTVQLGTHDLATGLLLRGDRSEVDTDPEDEVGHGTSCAAIMGAAGSRIPPGLAGASGLLPLRVLGAAQLTGKSEAIGIGAIADIDMGVKTAIDLGAHVINMSFGTRVADLDEDDPLPHEDVVRYGKARGCLMVAASGNSGVSEEYVPAAYNEVIAVASVDGEGNPSSFNTTGSHVNLCAPGDRVVSAGLRDYQLVTGTSFAAPFVSATAALLVSRSRRRSHPVAAETISRILAESARAWKLGRGEGCGVGVLDALAALRALDREIDGTTAGGGHA; encoded by the coding sequence ATGATGAATCCCAACGCAAAATCCTTGATCATGCCGTGGTCACGGCACAACCGCCTCTACAGTGTGCCCGGCCGGCTGACTTTGAAGCTCGCCCTTGGTGAGGCCCCGGAGGGGATACCTTCCGCGCTCGACGTACGCAGTGGTGCGGCGGATCCCCTCAGCAAGATCGATGGCGGCGCCATCGACCGCATCTTGCGCAAACACGGCGGCGCGGTGCGGGTGGCGCGGCTTCATAATGCTGCGAGGTCTCTCGGCTTGCCGGGCGCACGCCATCGTGGCTTCGATGATGTGGAGCACGCACTCGGTCTGGCGCGCACTTTCCGCATCGATACGCTGCCGGGTTGCTGCATTCACCACCTGGTGGATGCTCTGCGCCAACTCTCCTACGTGGAGCAAGTGTCGCCCTACTACGTCTGCGCCACCCCCTTCATTCAGCCGGCTCCGGCAGAGTTCGATCTCGAGCAGGCTTGGTTGCCGCGCCTTCAAGTCAATGCGCCGGAAGCCTTGGCGTACGAGCCGGGCGATTCTGCGGTCATCATCGCAGTGGTGGATACCGGCGTGGCACAGACGCACCCCGAGTTGGCGAACCGCCTGCGGCCGGGACTGGACACCGTGCAACTGGGCACACATGATCTCGCCACCGGTTTGTTGCTGCGCGGTGATCGCAGTGAGGTTGATACCGATCCTGAAGATGAAGTGGGCCACGGCACTTCATGCGCGGCCATCATGGGTGCGGCGGGCAGCCGCATTCCGCCTGGCTTGGCCGGTGCGAGCGGCCTGCTGCCGCTGCGCGTGCTGGGCGCCGCCCAGCTTACCGGCAAGAGCGAGGCCATTGGCATCGGCGCGATCGCGGACATCGACATGGGCGTCAAAACCGCCATTGATCTCGGCGCCCACGTGATCAATATGAGCTTTGGCACGCGCGTCGCCGATCTGGACGAAGATGACCCCCTGCCGCATGAAGACGTGGTGCGTTACGGCAAGGCGCGCGGCTGCCTGATGGTGGCGGCGAGCGGCAACTCCGGTGTGAGTGAAGAATACGTCCCCGCCGCCTACAACGAAGTCATCGCCGTGGCTTCGGTGGATGGCGAGGGCAATCCCTCTTCCTTCAACACCACCGGCAGTCATGTCAATCTGTGTGCACCGGGCGATCGCGTGGTCTCTGCTGGCTTGCGTGACTACCAACTGGTCACGGGCACCAGCTTCGCCGCGCCCTTTGTTTCTGCCACGGCAGCGTTGTTGGTGAGCCGTTCACGCCGGCGCTCCCATCCGGTGGCAGCCGAGACCATCAGCCGCATTCTCGCTGAATCCGCACGCGCCTGGAAACTCGGCCGTGGCGAAGGCTGTGGTGTCGGCGTGCTTGATGCTCTGGCAGCCCTGCGTGCGCTCGATCGTGAAATCGACGGCACCACCGCCGGCGGCGGCCATGCCTAA